In Falco cherrug isolate bFalChe1 chromosome 2, bFalChe1.pri, whole genome shotgun sequence, the following are encoded in one genomic region:
- the POU3F3 gene encoding POU domain, class 3, transcription factor 3 — translation MAAATSNPYLPGNGILAAGSIVHADSGGGGGGGGGGMQPGSVAVTSVAGGYRGDPAAKMVQSDFMPGAMAASNGGHMLSHAHQWVTALPHAAAAAAAAAAAAAEAGSPWSGSPVGMTGSPQQPPPPPDVKGSGGRDDLHSGAALHHRPPHLGPPHQGHPAAWGAAAAAHLPSMAGGQQQQQSLLYSQPGGFTVNGMLSPPPGGQSLVHPGLVRGETPELGEHPGHHHHHHHQHPGHHPPHHGGVNSHDPHSDEDTPTSDDLEQFAKQFKQRRIKLGFTQADVGLALGTLYGNVFSQTTICRFEALQLSFKNMCKLKPLLNKWLEEADSSTGSPTSIDKIAAQGRKRKKRTSIEVSVKGALESHFLKCPKPSAQEITNLADSLQLEKEVVRVWFCNRRQKEKRMTPPGIQQQTPDDVYSQVGTVNSDTPPPHHGLQTSVQ, via the coding sequence atGGCCGCAGCCACCTCTAACCCCTACCTCCCCGGCAACGGCATCCTGGCGGCCGGCTCCATCGTCCACGCGGActcgggcggcggcggcggcggcggcggcggcggcatgCAGCCGGGCAGCGTGGCCGTCACCTCGGTGGCGGGCGGCTACCGCGGCGACCCGGCGGCCAAGATGGTCCAGAGCGACTTCATGCCGGGCGCCATGGCCGCCAGCAACGGCGGCCATATGCTGAGCCATGCCCACCAGTGGGTGACAGCCCTGCCccacgccgccgccgccgccgccgccgccgccgccgccgccgccgaaGCGGGCTCGCCCTGGTCCGGCAGCCCCGTGGGCATGacgggcagcccccagcagccgccgccgccgcccgaCGTCAAGGGCAGCGGCGGGCGCGACGACCTGCACTCGGGCGCGGCGCTGCACCACCGGCCGCCCCACCTGGGCCCCCCGCACCAGGGGCACCCGGCGGCctggggggcggcggcggccgcccaCCTGCCCTCCATGGCcggcgggcagcagcagcagcagtcgCTCCTCTACTCGCAGCCCGGGGGCTTCACGGTGAACGGCATGctgagccccccccccggcgggcAGAGCCTGGTGCACCCGGGGCTGGTGCGCGGCGAGACGCCGGAGCTGGGCGAGCACCCCgggcaccaccaccaccaccaccaccagcaccccgGGCACCACCCGCCGCACCACGGCGGCGTCAACAGCCACGACCCGCACTCGGACGAGGACACGCCGACCTCCGACGACCTGGAGCAGTTCGCCAAGCAGTTCAAGCAGCGGCGGATTAAGCTGGGCTTCACCCAGGCCGACGTGGGGCTGGCGCTGGGCACCCTCTACGGCAACGTCTTCTCGCAGACCACCATCTGCCGTTTCGAggccctgcagctcagcttcaAGAACATGTGCAAGCTGAAGCCTTTGTTGAACAAGTGGCTGGAGGAAGCCGACTCCTCCACGGGCAGCCCCACCAGCATCGACAAGATCGCCGCCCAGggcaggaagaggaagaagcgGACCTCCATCGAGGTGAGTGTCAAGGGGGCCTTGGAGAGCCACTTTCTGAAATGCCCCAAGCCCTCCGCCCAGGAGATTACGAACCTAGCGGacagcctgcagctggagaaggaggtggtcagggtttggttttgcaatCGGAGGCAGAAAGAGAAACGGATGACCCCCCCGGGGATCCAGCAGCAGACCCCCGACGATGTCTACTCCCAGGTCGGCACCGTCAACTCCGACACGCCACCCCCTCACCACGGACTGCAGACCAGCGTGCAGTGA